Proteins co-encoded in one Astyanax mexicanus isolate ESR-SI-001 chromosome 1, AstMex3_surface, whole genome shotgun sequence genomic window:
- the ugt2a5 gene encoding UDP glucuronosyltransferase 2 family, polypeptide A5 isoform X7 produces MESSCVLPLVALLLLCGSGLTLGGNILVIPAEYSHWINMRVIVDELVARNHSVTVLTHSATPSIKFSKKENFKTIIYKVNVEEEEARVIWLKIFNIWMNEGTSVLQTALMFWNMWSDMERFGMATCDGMLLNKELIASLKASNFDAVLFDPVMLCSDLLAEILDLPRILSYRIMFAHTNERLCGQLPVPPSYVPAGASQGHLTDQMNFMERVENMLLYIVQTIVVQMQGILMIDNYYTKITGKPTTMCETIGKADIWLIRTYWDFEYPRPLLPNFKFVGGLHCKPAKPLPKEMEEFVQSSGDDGIVVFSLGSMINNLTKERANAIASGLGQIPQKVLWRYSGQKPDTLAPNTKLYDWIPQNDLLGHPKTKAFVTHGGTNGLYEAIYHGVPMVGIPLFGDQPDNLFHMKTKGAAEIVEFLKMTSGDLKEALTAVITNPSYKESMMRLSRIHHDRPVKALDEAVYWIEFVMRNKGAKHLRVEAHNLTWYQYHCLDVIAFLLVIVALVIFIFVKTCKWLFRKCCRRSSAKSKKE; encoded by the exons ATGGAATCCAGCTGTGTGCTCCCCTTGGTAGCTTTGCTGCTGCTGTGTGGATCTGGATTAACTCTGGGTGGAAATATTCTAGTGATTCCTGCGGAGTACAGCCACTGGATCAACATGAGGGTAATAGTGGATGAACTGGTGGCTCGAAACCACAGTGTGACTGTTCTGACCCACAGTGCCACTCCTTCCATCAAGTTCTCAAAGAAGGAGAactttaaaactattatttataaGGTCAACGTAGAAGAGGAAGAGGCTCGAGTCATCTGGCTTAAGATCTTTAATATTTGGATGAATGAAGGAACCTCTGTGCTCCAGACTGCGTTAATGTTTTGGAACATGTGGAGTGATATGGAGCGCTTTGGCATGGCAACATGTGATGGAATGCTCCTCAATAAAGAGCTTATAGcttcactaaaggcatcaaactTTGACGCAGTTCTGTTTGATCCTGTAATGCTGTGCAGTGATCTACTGGCTGAGATCCTCGACCTGCCCCGTATTCTGTCCTATAGAATTATGTTTGCCCACACTAATGAAAGACTGTGTGGTCAGCTGCCAGTTCCACCTTCATATGTACCTGCTGGAGCCTCCCAAGGCCATCTCACTGATCAGATGAACTTCATGGAGAGAGTGGAGAACATGCTGCTGTACATTGTTCAGACTATAGTTGTGCAAATGCAAGGGATTCTAATGATTGATAACTATTACACCAAAATTACAG gcaaacccacaaccatgtgtGAGACTATAGGAAAAGCTGACATCTGGTTAATCAGAACTTACTGGGACTTTGAATATCCACGGCCTTTACTGCCAAACTTCAAATTTGTTGGTGGATTGCACTGCAAGCCGGCAAAGCCACTTCCAAAA GAGATGGAGGAGTTTGTTCAGAGCTCAGGGGATGATGGGATTGTGGTTTTCTCACTGGGTTCCATGATCAATAATCTCACTAAAGAGAGAGCCAACGCCATCGCTTCAGGCCTCGGACAGATCCCACAAAAG GTGTTGTGGAGATACTCAGGACAGAAACCTGATACTCTTGCTCCGAACACAAAACTCTATGACTGGATTCCTCAGAATGACCTACTAG GACATCCCAAGACCAAGGCTTTCGTCACCCATGGTGGGACTAATGGACTGTATGAGGCTATTTACCATGGTGTTCCAATGGTGGGTATACCACTGTTTGGAGATCAGCCGGATAACCTGTTCCACATGAAGACCAAGGGAGCAGCTGAAATTGTTGAATTCCTCAAAATGACGAGTGGAGACCTGAAGGAGGCTCTCACTGCAGTCATTACCAATCCATC GTACAAAGAGAGCATGATGAGACTTTCCCGCATCCACCATGATCGACCAGTGAAAGCCCTGGACGAGGCTGTCTACTGGATCGAGTTTGTGATGCGCAACAAGGGTGCGAAACACCTGAGAGTCGAGGCCCATAACCTCACTTGGTATCAGTACCACTGCCTGGACGTTATTGCCTTTTTACTCGTAATAGTCGCTCTGGTCATCTTTATCTTTGTGAAAACGTGCAAGTGGCTGTTCCGTAAATGTTGCAGAAGATCCTCCGCCAAGAGCAAGAAGGAGTGA
- the ugt2a5 gene encoding UDP glucuronosyltransferase 2 family, polypeptide A5 isoform X29: MGSSCVLPLVALLLLCGSGLTLGGNILVIPAEYSHWINMRVIVDELVARNHSVTVLTHSATPSIKFSQKENFKTIIFKISMEEEETRALWLMFFNIWMNEGTSGFQTALLFWNMWSDMERFGMAICDGMLLNKELVALLRESNFEAVLFDPVIPCGDLLAETLGLPSVLSFRLMFAYTGERMCGQLPVPPSYVPAGAAQGHLTDKMNFMERVENMLLYIAHTALLKVQVTLLVDKHYTKVAGKPTTMCETIGKADIWLIRTYWDFEYPRPLLPNFKFVGGLHCKPAKPLPKEMEEFVQSSGDDGIVVFSLGSMINNLTKERANAIASGLGQIPQKVLWRYSGQKPDTLAPNTKLYDWIPQNDLLGHPKTKAFVTHGGTNGLYEAIYHGVPMVGIPLFGDQPDNLFHMKTKGAAEIVEFLKMTSGDLKEALTAVITNPSYKESMMRLSRIHHDRPVKALDEAVYWIEFVMRNKGAKHLRVEAHNLTWYQYHCLDVIAFLLVIVALVIFIFVKTCKWLFRKCCRRSSAKSKKE; encoded by the exons ATGGGATCCAGCTGTGTGCTCCCCTTGGTAGCTTTGCTGCTGCTGTGTGGATCTGGATTAACTCTGGGTGGAAATATTCTGGTGATTCCTGCAGAGTACAGCCACTGGATCAACATGAGGGTAATAGTGGATGAACTGGTGGCTCGGAACCACAGTGTGACTGTTCTGACCCACAGTGCCACTCCTTCCATCAAGTTCTCACAGAAGGAGAActttaaaactattatttttaaGATCAGCATGGAGGAGGAAGAGACTCGAGCCCTCTGGcttatgttttttaatatttggaTGAATGAAGGAACCTCTGGGTTCCAGACTGCGTTATTGTTTTGGAACATGTGGAGTGATATGGAGCGCTTTGGCATGGCAATATGTGATGGAATGCTTCTCAATAAAGAGCTT GTAGCCTTACTTAGGGAGTCAAACTTTGAAGCAGTTCTGTTTGATCCTGTGATTCCATGCGGTGATCTGTTGGCGGAGACCCTCGGCCTGCCCAGTGTGTTGTCTTTTCGACTTATGTTTGCATACACTGGGGAGAGGATGTGTGGTCAGCTGCCAGTTCCACCTTCATATGTTCCTGCTGGAGCTGCCCAAGGCCATCTCACTGATAAGATGAACTTCATGGAGCGTGTGGAGAACATGCTGCTGTACATTGCTCACACAGCACTTTTAAAAGTGCAGGTGACGTTACTTGTCGATAAGCATTATACCAAAGTAGCAG gcaaacccacaaccatgtgtGAGACTATAGGAAAAGCTGACATCTGGTTAATCAGAACTTACTGGGACTTTGAATATCCACGGCCTTTACTGCCAAACTTCAAATTTGTTGGTGGATTGCACTGCAAGCCGGCAAAGCCACTTCCAAAA GAGATGGAGGAGTTTGTTCAGAGCTCAGGGGATGATGGGATTGTGGTTTTCTCACTGGGTTCCATGATCAATAATCTCACTAAAGAGAGAGCCAACGCCATCGCTTCAGGCCTCGGACAGATCCCACAAAAG GTGTTGTGGAGATACTCAGGACAGAAACCTGATACTCTTGCTCCGAACACAAAACTCTATGACTGGATTCCTCAGAATGACCTACTAG GACATCCCAAGACCAAGGCTTTCGTCACCCATGGTGGGACTAATGGACTGTATGAGGCTATTTACCATGGTGTTCCAATGGTGGGTATACCACTGTTTGGAGATCAGCCGGATAACCTGTTCCACATGAAGACCAAGGGAGCAGCTGAAATTGTTGAATTCCTCAAAATGACGAGTGGAGACCTGAAGGAGGCTCTCACTGCAGTCATTACCAATCCATC GTACAAAGAGAGCATGATGAGACTTTCCCGCATCCACCATGATCGACCAGTGAAAGCCCTGGACGAGGCTGTCTACTGGATCGAGTTTGTGATGCGCAACAAGGGTGCGAAACACCTGAGAGTCGAGGCCCATAACCTCACTTGGTATCAGTACCACTGCCTGGACGTTATTGCCTTTTTACTCGTAATAGTCGCTCTGGTCATCTTTATCTTTGTGAAAACGTGCAAGTGGCTGTTCCGTAAATGTTGCAGAAGATCCTCCGCCAAGAGCAAGAAGGAGTGA
- the ugt2a5 gene encoding UDP glucuronosyltransferase 2 family, polypeptide A5 isoform X30, whose translation MVPSCVLPLVALLLCGSELSLGGNILVIPAEYSHWINMRTVVDELVSRNHSVTVLTHSASPSIKFSQKDTFKSIVFKVDIDEEEIRALWHDILTTWMNEDISGIRLVLMLWQMTSRFERYFNAVCDGMLNEELVASLRGESNFEAVLFDPVIPCGDLLAETLGLPSVLSFRLMFAYTGERMCGQLPVPPSYVPAGAAQGHLTDKMNFMERVENMLLYIAHTALLKVQVTLLVDKHYTKVAGKPTTMCETIGKADIWLIRTYWDFEYPRPLLPNFKFVGGLHCKPAKPLPKEMEEFVQSSGDDGIVVFSLGSMINNLTKERANAIASGLGQIPQKVLWRYSGQKPDTLAPNTKLYDWIPQNDLLGHPKTKAFVTHGGTNGLYEAIYHGVPMVGIPLFGDQPDNLFHMKTKGAAEIVEFLKMTSGDLKEALTAVITNPSYKESMMRLSRIHHDRPVKALDEAVYWIEFVMRNKGAKHLRVEAHNLTWYQYHCLDVIAFLLVIVALVIFIFVKTCKWLFRKCCRRSSAKSKKE comes from the exons ATGGTACCCAGCTGTGTGCTACCCTTGGTAGCTTTGCTGCTATGTGGGTCTGAATTATCTTTGGGTGGGAACATCCTGGTGATTCCTGCTGAATACAGCCACTGGATCAACATGCGCACAGTTGTGGATGAGCTGGTCTCTCGGAACCACAGCGTGACCGTTCTTACCCACAGTGCCTCACcttcaatcaaattctcacagaagGACACCTTCAAATCCATAGTTTTTAAGGTTGACATAGACGAGGAAGAGATCAGAGCCCTCTGGCATGACATCTTAACTACATGGATGAATGAGGACATCTCTGGGATTCGGTTGGTGTTAATGTTGTGGCAAATGACATCTAGATTTGAGCGCTATTTTAATGCAGTATGTGACGGAATGCTTAATGAAGAGCTTGTCGCTTCACTTAGGGG GGAGTCAAACTTTGAAGCAGTTCTGTTTGATCCTGTGATTCCATGCGGTGATCTGTTGGCGGAGACCCTCGGCCTGCCCAGTGTGTTGTCTTTTCGACTTATGTTTGCATACACTGGGGAGAGGATGTGTGGTCAGCTGCCAGTTCCACCTTCATATGTTCCTGCTGGAGCTGCCCAAGGCCATCTCACTGATAAGATGAACTTCATGGAGCGTGTGGAGAACATGCTGCTGTACATTGCTCACACAGCACTTTTAAAAGTGCAGGTGACGTTACTTGTCGATAAGCATTATACCAAAGTAGCAG gcaaacccacaaccatgtgtGAGACTATAGGAAAAGCTGACATCTGGTTAATCAGAACTTACTGGGACTTTGAATATCCACGGCCTTTACTGCCAAACTTCAAATTTGTTGGTGGATTGCACTGCAAGCCGGCAAAGCCACTTCCAAAA GAGATGGAGGAGTTTGTTCAGAGCTCAGGGGATGATGGGATTGTGGTTTTCTCACTGGGTTCCATGATCAATAATCTCACTAAAGAGAGAGCCAACGCCATCGCTTCAGGCCTCGGACAGATCCCACAAAAG GTGTTGTGGAGATACTCAGGACAGAAACCTGATACTCTTGCTCCGAACACAAAACTCTATGACTGGATTCCTCAGAATGACCTACTAG GACATCCCAAGACCAAGGCTTTCGTCACCCATGGTGGGACTAATGGACTGTATGAGGCTATTTACCATGGTGTTCCAATGGTGGGTATACCACTGTTTGGAGATCAGCCGGATAACCTGTTCCACATGAAGACCAAGGGAGCAGCTGAAATTGTTGAATTCCTCAAAATGACGAGTGGAGACCTGAAGGAGGCTCTCACTGCAGTCATTACCAATCCATC GTACAAAGAGAGCATGATGAGACTTTCCCGCATCCACCATGATCGACCAGTGAAAGCCCTGGACGAGGCTGTCTACTGGATCGAGTTTGTGATGCGCAACAAGGGTGCGAAACACCTGAGAGTCGAGGCCCATAACCTCACTTGGTATCAGTACCACTGCCTGGACGTTATTGCCTTTTTACTCGTAATAGTCGCTCTGGTCATCTTTATCTTTGTGAAAACGTGCAAGTGGCTGTTCCGTAAATGTTGCAGAAGATCCTCCGCCAAGAGCAAGAAGGAGTGA
- the ugt2a5 gene encoding UDP glucuronosyltransferase 2 family, polypeptide A5 isoform X9, with the protein MGSSCVLPLVALLLLCGSGLTLGGNILVIPAEYSHWINMRVIVDELVARNHSVTVLTHSATPSIKFSQKENFKTIIFKISMEEEETRALWLMFFNIWMNEGTSVLQTALMFWNMWSDMERFGMATCDGMLLNKELIASLKASNFDAVLFDPVMLCSDLLAEILDLPRILSYRIMFAHTNERLCGQLPVPPSYVPAGASQGHLTDQMNFMERVENMLLYIVQTIVVQMQGILMIDNYYTKITGKPTTMCETIGKADIWLIRTYWDFEYPRPLLPNFKFVGGLHCKPAKPLPKEMEEFVQSSGDDGIVVFSLGSMINNLTKERANAIASGLGQIPQKVLWRYSGQKPDTLAPNTKLYDWIPQNDLLGHPKTKAFVTHGGTNGLYEAIYHGVPMVGIPLFGDQPDNLFHMKTKGAAEIVEFLKMTSGDLKEALTAVITNPSYKESMMRLSRIHHDRPVKALDEAVYWIEFVMRNKGAKHLRVEAHNLTWYQYHCLDVIAFLLVIVALVIFIFVKTCKWLFRKCCRRSSAKSKKE; encoded by the exons ATGGGATCCAGCTGTGTGCTCCCCTTGGTAGCTTTGCTGCTGCTGTGTGGATCTGGATTAACTCTGGGTGGAAATATTCTGGTGATTCCTGCAGAGTACAGCCACTGGATCAACATGAGGGTAATAGTGGATGAACTGGTGGCTCGGAACCACAGTGTGACTGTTCTGACCCACAGTGCCACTCCTTCCATCAAGTTCTCACAGAAGGAGAActttaaaactattatttttaaGATCAGCATGGAGGAGGAAGAGACTCGAGCCCTCTGGcttatgttttttaatatttggaTGAATGAAGGAAC CTCTGTGCTCCAGACTGCGTTAATGTTTTGGAACATGTGGAGTGATATGGAGCGCTTTGGCATGGCAACATGTGATGGAATGCTCCTCAATAAAGAGCTTATAGcttcactaaaggcatcaaactTTGACGCAGTTCTGTTTGATCCTGTAATGCTGTGCAGTGATCTACTGGCTGAGATCCTCGACCTGCCCCGTATTCTGTCCTATAGAATTATGTTTGCCCACACTAATGAAAGACTGTGTGGTCAGCTGCCAGTTCCACCTTCATATGTACCTGCTGGAGCCTCCCAAGGCCATCTCACTGATCAGATGAACTTCATGGAGAGAGTGGAGAACATGCTGCTGTACATTGTTCAGACTATAGTTGTGCAAATGCAAGGGATTCTAATGATTGATAACTATTACACCAAAATTACAG gcaaacccacaaccatgtgtGAGACTATAGGAAAAGCTGACATCTGGTTAATCAGAACTTACTGGGACTTTGAATATCCACGGCCTTTACTGCCAAACTTCAAATTTGTTGGTGGATTGCACTGCAAGCCGGCAAAGCCACTTCCAAAA GAGATGGAGGAGTTTGTTCAGAGCTCAGGGGATGATGGGATTGTGGTTTTCTCACTGGGTTCCATGATCAATAATCTCACTAAAGAGAGAGCCAACGCCATCGCTTCAGGCCTCGGACAGATCCCACAAAAG GTGTTGTGGAGATACTCAGGACAGAAACCTGATACTCTTGCTCCGAACACAAAACTCTATGACTGGATTCCTCAGAATGACCTACTAG GACATCCCAAGACCAAGGCTTTCGTCACCCATGGTGGGACTAATGGACTGTATGAGGCTATTTACCATGGTGTTCCAATGGTGGGTATACCACTGTTTGGAGATCAGCCGGATAACCTGTTCCACATGAAGACCAAGGGAGCAGCTGAAATTGTTGAATTCCTCAAAATGACGAGTGGAGACCTGAAGGAGGCTCTCACTGCAGTCATTACCAATCCATC GTACAAAGAGAGCATGATGAGACTTTCCCGCATCCACCATGATCGACCAGTGAAAGCCCTGGACGAGGCTGTCTACTGGATCGAGTTTGTGATGCGCAACAAGGGTGCGAAACACCTGAGAGTCGAGGCCCATAACCTCACTTGGTATCAGTACCACTGCCTGGACGTTATTGCCTTTTTACTCGTAATAGTCGCTCTGGTCATCTTTATCTTTGTGAAAACGTGCAAGTGGCTGTTCCGTAAATGTTGCAGAAGATCCTCCGCCAAGAGCAAGAAGGAGTGA
- the ugt2a5 gene encoding UDP glucuronosyltransferase 2 family, polypeptide A5 isoform X24, producing MVPSCVLPLVALLLCGSELSLGGNILVIPAEYSHWINMRTVVDELVSRNHSVTVLTHSASPSIKFSQKDTFKSIVFKVDIDEEEIRALWHDILTTWMNEDISGIRLVLMLWQMTSRFERYFNAVCDGMLNEELVASLRGSNFDAVLFDPVMVCGDLLADVLGLPLIVSFRVGFAYTMERLCGQLPVPPSYVPAGASQGHLTDKMNFMERVENMLLYIAQTAIFKVQMFWTSEKNSKVTGKPTTMCETIGKADIWLIRTYWDFEYPRPLLPNFKFVGGLHCKPAKPLPKEMEEFVQSSGDDGIVVFSLGSMINNLTKERANAIASGLGQIPQKVLWRYSGQKPDTLAPNTKLYDWIPQNDLLGHPKTKAFVTHGGTNGLYEAIYHGVPMVGIPLFGDQPDNLFHMKTKGAAEIVEFLKMTSGDLKEALTAVITNPSYKESMMRLSRIHHDRPVKALDEAVYWIEFVMRNKGAKHLRVEAHNLTWYQYHCLDVIAFLLVIVALVIFIFVKTCKWLFRKCCRRSSAKSKKE from the exons ATGGTACCCAGCTGTGTGCTACCCTTGGTAGCTTTGCTGCTATGTGGGTCTGAATTATCTTTGGGTGGGAACATCCTGGTGATTCCTGCTGAATACAGCCACTGGATCAACATGCGCACAGTTGTGGATGAGCTGGTCTCTCGGAACCACAGCGTGACCGTTCTTACCCACAGTGCCTCACcttcaatcaaattctcacagaagGACACCTTCAAATCCATAGTTTTTAAGGTTGACATAGACGAGGAAGAGATCAGAGCCCTCTGGCATGACATCTTAACTACATGGATGAATGAGGACATCTCTGGGATTCGGTTGGTGTTAATGTTGTGGCAAATGACATCTAGATTTGAGCGCTATTTTAATGCAGTATGTGACGGAATGCTTAATGAAGAGCTTGTCGCTTCACTTAGGGGGTCGAACTTTGATGCAGTTCTGTTTGATCCTGTGATGGTGTGCGGTGATCTTTTGGCGGATGTCCTCGGTCTGCCCCTTATAGTGTCTTTTCGAGTCGGTTTTGCCTACACTATGGAAAGACTGTGTGGTCAGTTGCCAGTTCCACCTTCATATGTACCTGCTGGAGCCTCCCAAGGGCATCTCACTGATAAGATGAACTTTATGGAGAGGGTGGAGAACATGCTGCTGTACATTGCCCAAACAGCGATTTTTAAAGTGCAAATGTTCTGGACGTCTGAAAAGAATTCAAAAGTAACAG gcaaacccacaaccatgtgtGAGACTATAGGAAAAGCTGACATCTGGTTAATCAGAACTTACTGGGACTTTGAATATCCACGGCCTTTACTGCCAAACTTCAAATTTGTTGGTGGATTGCACTGCAAGCCGGCAAAGCCACTTCCAAAA GAGATGGAGGAGTTTGTTCAGAGCTCAGGGGATGATGGGATTGTGGTTTTCTCACTGGGTTCCATGATCAATAATCTCACTAAAGAGAGAGCCAACGCCATCGCTTCAGGCCTCGGACAGATCCCACAAAAG GTGTTGTGGAGATACTCAGGACAGAAACCTGATACTCTTGCTCCGAACACAAAACTCTATGACTGGATTCCTCAGAATGACCTACTAG GACATCCCAAGACCAAGGCTTTCGTCACCCATGGTGGGACTAATGGACTGTATGAGGCTATTTACCATGGTGTTCCAATGGTGGGTATACCACTGTTTGGAGATCAGCCGGATAACCTGTTCCACATGAAGACCAAGGGAGCAGCTGAAATTGTTGAATTCCTCAAAATGACGAGTGGAGACCTGAAGGAGGCTCTCACTGCAGTCATTACCAATCCATC GTACAAAGAGAGCATGATGAGACTTTCCCGCATCCACCATGATCGACCAGTGAAAGCCCTGGACGAGGCTGTCTACTGGATCGAGTTTGTGATGCGCAACAAGGGTGCGAAACACCTGAGAGTCGAGGCCCATAACCTCACTTGGTATCAGTACCACTGCCTGGACGTTATTGCCTTTTTACTCGTAATAGTCGCTCTGGTCATCTTTATCTTTGTGAAAACGTGCAAGTGGCTGTTCCGTAAATGTTGCAGAAGATCCTCCGCCAAGAGCAAGAAGGAGTGA
- the ugt2a5 gene encoding UDP glucuronosyltransferase 2 family, polypeptide A5 isoform X8, whose protein sequence is MGSSCVLPLVALLLLCGSGLTLGGNILVIPAEYSHWINMRVIVDELVARNHSVTVLTHSATPSIKFSQKENFKTIIFKISMEEEETRALWLMFFNIWMNEGTSGFQTALLFWNMWSDMERFGMAICDGMLLNKELIASLKASNFDAVLFDPVMMCSDLLAEILDLPRILSYRLMFAHTNERLCGQLPVPPSYVPAGASQGHLSDKMNFMERVENMLLYIVQTTFVQLQGILLIDNYYTKITGKPTTMCETIGKADIWLIRTYWDFEYPRPLLPNFKFVGGLHCKPAKPLPKEMEEFVQSSGDDGIVVFSLGSMINNLTKERANAIASGLGQIPQKVLWRYSGQKPDTLAPNTKLYDWIPQNDLLGHPKTKAFVTHGGTNGLYEAIYHGVPMVGIPLFGDQPDNLFHMKTKGAAEIVEFLKMTSGDLKEALTAVITNPSYKESMMRLSRIHHDRPVKALDEAVYWIEFVMRNKGAKHLRVEAHNLTWYQYHCLDVIAFLLVIVALVIFIFVKTCKWLFRKCCRRSSAKSKKE, encoded by the exons ATGGGATCCAGCTGTGTGCTCCCCTTGGTAGCTTTGCTGCTGCTGTGTGGATCTGGATTAACTCTGGGTGGAAATATTCTGGTGATTCCTGCAGAGTACAGCCACTGGATCAACATGAGGGTAATAGTGGATGAACTGGTGGCTCGGAACCACAGTGTGACTGTTCTGACCCACAGTGCCACTCCTTCCATCAAGTTCTCACAGAAGGAGAActttaaaactattatttttaaGATCAGCATGGAGGAGGAAGAGACTCGAGCCCTCTGGcttatgttttttaatatttggaTGAATGAAGGAACCTCTGGGTTCCAGACTGCGTTATTGTTTTGGAACATGTGGAGTGATATGGAGCGCTTTGGCATGGCAATATGTGATGGAATGCTTCTCAATAAAGAGCTTATAGcttcactaaaggcatcaaactTTGATGCAGTTCTGTTTGATCCTGTGATGATGTGCAGTGATCTACTGGCTGAGATCCTCGACCTGCCCCGTATTCTGTCCTATAGACTGATGTTTGCCCACACTAATGAAAGACTGTGTGGTCAGCTGCCAGTTCCACCTTCATATGTACCTGCTGGAGCCTCCCAAGGCCATCTCAGTGATAAGATGAACTTCATGGAGAGAGTGGAGAACATGCTGCTGTACATTGTTCAGACTACATTTGTACAATTGCAAGGGATACTACTGATTGATAACTATTACACCAAAATAACAG gcaaacccacaaccatgtgtGAGACTATAGGAAAAGCTGACATCTGGTTAATCAGAACTTACTGGGACTTTGAATATCCACGGCCTTTACTGCCAAACTTCAAATTTGTTGGTGGATTGCACTGCAAGCCGGCAAAGCCACTTCCAAAA GAGATGGAGGAGTTTGTTCAGAGCTCAGGGGATGATGGGATTGTGGTTTTCTCACTGGGTTCCATGATCAATAATCTCACTAAAGAGAGAGCCAACGCCATCGCTTCAGGCCTCGGACAGATCCCACAAAAG GTGTTGTGGAGATACTCAGGACAGAAACCTGATACTCTTGCTCCGAACACAAAACTCTATGACTGGATTCCTCAGAATGACCTACTAG GACATCCCAAGACCAAGGCTTTCGTCACCCATGGTGGGACTAATGGACTGTATGAGGCTATTTACCATGGTGTTCCAATGGTGGGTATACCACTGTTTGGAGATCAGCCGGATAACCTGTTCCACATGAAGACCAAGGGAGCAGCTGAAATTGTTGAATTCCTCAAAATGACGAGTGGAGACCTGAAGGAGGCTCTCACTGCAGTCATTACCAATCCATC GTACAAAGAGAGCATGATGAGACTTTCCCGCATCCACCATGATCGACCAGTGAAAGCCCTGGACGAGGCTGTCTACTGGATCGAGTTTGTGATGCGCAACAAGGGTGCGAAACACCTGAGAGTCGAGGCCCATAACCTCACTTGGTATCAGTACCACTGCCTGGACGTTATTGCCTTTTTACTCGTAATAGTCGCTCTGGTCATCTTTATCTTTGTGAAAACGTGCAAGTGGCTGTTCCGTAAATGTTGCAGAAGATCCTCCGCCAAGAGCAAGAAGGAGTGA